From Flavobacterium arcticum, the proteins below share one genomic window:
- a CDS encoding DUF6549 family protein has translation MKQYISYVVITALVLILFFQCERSANFRKRTYNNQEALTDTIKQYKNKLGTTTASIKTLQMTKEQLQNELIEKDSKLAALASEFKTIKHITRFKSDVQLQPISFAFDTPIYPTLTKDSTVTSGFERKGFTTTKWYNMGYKVTNDSFTIHPFSTWTETTVITGFKRKWFLGKQTLVTDVTNTNPYIKINTIKTADVIVPEPWYKKWYVWLAAGFVTGVAVTAN, from the coding sequence ATGAAACAATACATCTCGTATGTTGTAATTACAGCACTCGTCCTTATACTTTTTTTTCAATGTGAGCGTAGTGCAAACTTTAGAAAAAGAACCTATAACAACCAAGAAGCATTAACCGATACAATAAAGCAGTATAAAAATAAACTAGGTACTACAACAGCAAGTATAAAAACACTGCAAATGACAAAGGAGCAGCTACAAAATGAGCTTATTGAAAAGGATAGTAAACTAGCTGCTCTTGCTAGTGAATTTAAAACTATAAAACACATAACTCGCTTTAAAAGTGATGTACAGCTACAGCCTATTTCCTTTGCTTTTGATACGCCCATATACCCTACCCTTACAAAGGACTCAACAGTAACAAGCGGTTTTGAACGGAAAGGCTTTACAACTACCAAATGGTATAATATGGGGTATAAAGTGACTAATGACAGCTTTACCATACACCCATTCTCTACATGGACAGAAACTACAGTAATAACTGGCTTTAAACGTAAGTGGTTTTTAGGTAAACAAACGCTAGTAACCGATGTTACCAACACCAACCCTTATATAAAGATTAATACCATAAAAACTGCCGATGTAATAGTACCCGAACCTTGGTATAAAAAGTGGTATGTATGGCTTGCAGCAGGTTTTGTAACTGGTGTGGCAGTAACCGCTAATTAA
- a CDS encoding M15 family metallopeptidase, with product MDQLTIERIKMLHPSMRNEVLEAYKYVNNKLLGKGVRLRFSSTLRTAEEQAELYAQGRTKPGNKVTNAKAWQSIHNYGLAIDILILLDKDGNGTFESASWNRKSDNDNDGTADWMEAINHFKAIGWSWGGDWKSFKDYPHLEKTFGNTWRTLKAKIDNEDFFTETIDGKIYQWVNL from the coding sequence ATGGACCAACTAACAATTGAAAGAATTAAAATGCTGCATCCTAGTATGCGCAACGAAGTACTCGAAGCTTACAAATATGTAAACAATAAGTTACTAGGTAAAGGCGTAAGACTCCGCTTTAGTAGTACTCTACGCACTGCCGAAGAACAAGCAGAGCTTTATGCACAAGGGAGAACTAAACCTGGTAACAAAGTAACAAATGCAAAAGCTTGGCAATCTATACACAACTATGGGCTAGCAATAGACATCTTAATCCTTTTAGATAAAGATGGTAACGGAACATTTGAATCGGCATCATGGAATAGAAAATCCGATAATGATAATGACGGTACAGCCGACTGGATGGAAGCTATTAACCATTTTAAAGCCATTGGGTGGAGTTGGGGTGGCGATTGGAAATCGTTTAAAGATTATCCTCATCTCGAAAAAACTTTTGGTAATACATGGAGAACATTAAAAGCAAAAATTGATAACGAAGACTTTTTTACCGAGACCATAGATGGCAAGATTTATCAGTGGGTAAATCTATGA